CGCTACTTTGCGCCGTTCAAGAATGACGGCGTCAATCTCAACACCCTGCGCACCAATCCCGAGCTGATTCCGACCGAGCCGCTCGTCTGGGGCCTTCGCGAGGTACTGGACTACACCGAAGTGCTGCTCAACCGCGACGACATCGATGCCAAGGCCGACGGCTTCATCGATTTCCTGGCGGAGCGGGTCGTCGGCAAAGAGTTTAATGACGAGGTGTCGGGGCAGACCTTTGCGGTGCGCAGCTTTGCCGAGCTCGAAGACTTCTTCAAGGCGATCTTCAACTTTCTCGAAACGACTCGGGGCAGCGAGATCTGGCGCACGCATCATGTTGCCACCATTCGGAAAATCCGCAATCGGCTTGGCAATATCAGCACCCGGTCCAAGGGCTTGGTGACCGACAACGGTGAGGTCAATGATTTGCCGTGGGGCGAGTTCGGCGACCGGACCGTCTATGTCGTGGACGTCGCGGGTCTCGATCCGCTGGCGCAGGATCTCGTCTTTGCGCGGATCGTGTCCAAGCTGCGCGAACATCTCGAGCGTCGGGATCTTGGCGTCGAGCACGTCGCGGTCTTCGTCGACGAGCTCAACAAGTATGCTCCGCAGGAAGGGCACGACACCTACGTTCGGAAGATGTTGCTCGACCTTTCCGAGCGGGGTCGCTATCTCGGCCTGGTGCTCTTCTCGGCGCAGCAGTTTCGCTCCCAGGTGCACAAGCGGGTCGTCGGCAATGCGGGTACGGCGGTCTACGGCCGGCTCGATGCGGATGAGCTCGCTACGCCGGGGTACGGGATTCTGTCGCCGGCCATCAAGGCCAAGCTGGCGGCGCTGCCCAAGGGCGAGCTGATGATCCGTCACCCGCATTTTACCCAGCCCATCTTTCTTCGTTTTCCGCGGCCGTCGGTACTGTCGGGGCGGGAAGGCATCGATCGCTATCCGCCGGAACCCGAGGTGCCGTTCGAGGATGCCGTGGTGCGCCGGCTCCGGGCCCTCGAACCAGGCTTGCCCGGCAATCGGATCAAGGACCTGATTGCCGGCCGAGCTCAGGATGACGTGGTGCGGGCGCTCCACGCCACCATCCGCAACCGGCCAGGCGATGTGGTCGCCTTCTTCGTCAAATGCCTCGGCCGCGAGGTTCGAACCCGGTCGGTGGCACCGACCAACGGCGGGGTTACCCGCCTCAAGAGCGTCGACGACCCCTACGCCTGACCTGTGGTGGAGTCGCCCCCGCACGAACCCGCCGGTCGCCGACCTCGAACCCCTCGGACGAGGTGACCGGGGCGCGACTCTTGGGCTAGATTAGACCGTGCTGCTCGCTCACCTTGCCGATCTGCATCTCGGCTACCGCCAGTATTACCGTCAGACCGCCGCGGGCATCAACCAGCGCGAGGCCGACGTCGCGCGCGCGTTCGTCCAGGCGGTCGATCAAGTCATTGCCAAGCAGCCTGACGTCATTGTCGTCGCGGGCGACCTGTTCCACGCGGTGCGCCCGACCAACCAGGCCATCATTCACTGCTTCCGGCAGTTCCAGCGGATTCGAGAGGCGCTTCCCGCTGCAAAGGTCCTGATCGCGGCCGGCAACCACGACACGCCTCGGGCCACCGAAACCGGTTCGATCCTCAAGCTCTTTGCCGGTCTCGGGATCGAGGTGGCGACGGACGACGCGGCCATCGTGCGGTATCCCGACCTCGATCTGGCGGTCAAGCTGGTGCCGCACGCCGCGCTGGTAGCCGACGACCGGCCGCGTCTCGATCCCGAGGGTGACGAGCGCTACCAGGTTCTGGTGCTCCACGGCGACACCCCCGATCTCGACCCGCTCGACCGCTGGTGGGCCGAGCCGGGCGGGGCGGCGGTCGATCCGAGCGAGTTTGCCGACCCCCGTTGGAACTACGTCGCGCTCGGTCACTATCACGTCATGCTGAAGGTTGGCCCGCACGCCTGGTATTCGGGGGCGCTCGACTATGTCACCCCGAACCCCTGGGGCGAACTGGCGAAGCAGAAGGCGCACAAGGTTCCGGCCAAAGGGTGGCTCCTGGTCGACCTCGAAACCCGCCAAGTCATGCCGCAGTACCTCGAGTCAGCCAGGCGGCTGATCGACCTGCCACCGATCGAGGCGCGGGACCTCGCCGCGTCGGAGATCGACCGAGCTATCCAGGAGAGGCTGGCCAGTATCCGGGGCGGGTATGCCGAGCAGCTGGTTCGCCTGGTTGTGCGGGATGTGCCCCGGTATGTCGCTCGCGAGCTGGATCATGCGGCGATTCGCACCGCCAAGGCCACCGCGCTCCATTTCCGTCTCGATCTGCGGCGACCGGAAGTGCATCGGACGGTCGGGGTTGGTGCGCCTGGAGCGCGCCAGACGCTGACGGACGTGCTGAGGGGCTTCCTGGCTCGGCGCCCTTTGCCTGAGCGGGTCGACCGCGATGCCTTCGTGACTCGCGGGACGGCCATGCTCGATGCGGTTTCGGCGGCGGCGTCGGAGGGCTGATGCAGATCCGGCGCCTCCGTCTGCTCAACTTCCGGCAGCATGCCGACACCACGCTCGCGTTCGAGTCCGGGCTGACCGGGATCATCGGACCGAACGGCGCCGGCAAGTCCACCCTGCTCGAGGCGGTGGCCTGGGCGATGTACGGTACCCAGGCGGCCCGCGGCACCCGCGACAGCATCCGGCGTCGCAATGCACCGCCGCGGTCCCGGGTCGAGGTCGAGCTCGAGATTGCCATCGGAGCCCAGGTCTATCGGGTGGTGCGGTCGCTGCAGACGGCGGCATTGTACCAGGACGGGGGTCCCTCGCCGATTGCCAACAGCGGCGCGGCCGTCACCGACAAGATCACCCGCTTGCTGGGGATGACGCGGGACGAATTCTTCAACACCTACTTCACGGGTCAGAAGGAACTGGCGATCATGGCGTCGATGTCGGCGCCGGAGCGGGCCAAGTTCCTGAGCCGGGTGCTGGGCTACGAACGTCTGGCCATGGTTCAGCTCAAGTTGCGCGACGAGCGAACCGGTCTCCGGGGAGCGTTAGGCGTGGCCGAGTCTGCGCTGGGCGACCTGGCGGAGCTCGACCGCGAGGCGGCGGAGGTCGAAGCGCGGGTCGCCGCCGCGGATACCGCGCTGGGCACAGCCGGCGCCCGACGCGAGACGGCCGATGCCGTGCTGGCCTCGCTGGCGCCGGAATGGGAAGAGGCTCAGCGCCGTCGTGATGAAGTCGCCGCGATCCAGACCGACCTGAGCATTGCCGAGCATGCGGCAGTCGAGGCCAAGCGTGCCTTCGAAGCAATCGACCTCGATATGGCGGATGCCATTGCCGCCAGCACCAAGCGGGAAGAGCTGGCCCCTCGTCTGGCGGATTGGGACGCGCTGGTGGCCCGACGTGACGGGCTCGAACAGGCTGCGTCGGCGTTTTCCGAGCGGCGGGCCATGGATGCTCAGGCGGCTGAGGTTCGCAAGCTCCTGGCCGGTCAGGAGACGCGGCTGAGCGAACTGCCCGATCAGGCCCGCCTCGATGCGGCTCGGGCGGAGCTGGCGATTCTGCAGGAGAGCGCCCACCAGGCTGCGCACACGCTCGAAGAGCAGCGGACCGAGTGGGTCCGCGAAAAGCAGGACGCCGAGACGATGCGGAAAGGGCTGCTCAACGAATACGAAGAAGTGGCGGAGCAGAAAGCGCGTCTCGAGGCGGCCGGCGCAGCCGGGATCTGCCCGACCTGCGGTAAGCCGCTCGGTGCGGAGTATGGCGGCGTGCTCGACGATCTGGAAGGGCGCCTGGCCGACATCCGCGGCGACGGCAAGCACTATCGGGCCCGGATCGATCAGCTCTCGAGCGAGCCCGAGGGTGTTGTGGCGGCCAAACGGGTGCTGGAGCAGGCCGAGGCCGATCTCAAACGTCTGACCGCGGGAGTCGGGCGGATGACGGAGGCGGTGGCGGAGCGGGTCCGGATCGAGGCGGCTCTGGTCGCGCAGCGGGAACGGCTGGCCGACCTCGATGCCCGTCTCGCGGCGACGCCGTCGTCGTACGACGAAACCGAACACGTTCGTGTGCGCGCTCGTGTTGCCGAGCTGACGCCGCTGCGGGATGAACTGATGCGGATCGCGGCCCGGGCGGATCGTGCCCCCGAGCTGCTCCAGAAGGCTACTGCGGCCGAGCAGCACTTGACGCGGCTCGAAGCAACTGCTCAGGCGCTGCGGGACAAGCTCTCCGCGCTGGGATGGTCCGTCGAGGCGTTTGCCCTGCTCAAAGAGACGTTCCTGGCAGCCGAGCGCGAGGCGCGTGACGCCCACCTGGCTTTGGTACGGGCGCAAGCCGAGCATGCCGCTGCGCTGGAGCAGCGAGCCTCGCTGTCACGGCGGCGGGAGGAGCGTGATCGGCGTCTTGCCGAGGCCGAGCGTTTGCGGAGCGACCTGGCCATGAACCAGGAGTTGGATCGGGCCTTCAGTGAGCTGCGGGATGACCTCAATGCGGCCTTGCGTCCCGACCTGGCGGATGCGGCCTCGACCCTGCTGCGAGATCTCACCAATGGCCGGTACACGGACCTGGAACTGGACGAGGACTACCTCGCCACCATCGTGGACGACGGCGAGCCCAAACAGGTCATTTCAGGCGGTGAAGAGGATGTCACCAACCTGGCCTTGCGGCTCGCCATCAGTCAGATGATTGCGGAGCGGGCGGGGCAACCGTTTTCGCTGCTGATCCTCGATGAGGTGTTTGGTTCGCTCGATGAGGAGCGTCGCAACGCCGTGATGGATCTGCTGCGCGGCCTGGCCGATCGGTTCCCCCAAGTGATTCTGATTACGCATATCGAGTCGGTGCGCGACAGCTTTGATCGGATTGTTCGGATCGACTACGATGTCGAGTCCGGGGTTGCCTCCGCGCGGGAGGAAGATCCGCAGCGAGGCGGGATGTCGCATGCCGCGGCGTGAGCGCCTGACCGGTCCGATACCGATCGGGGTCGAGGGGATCGGTGATCTCAACCAGCTGTTTTCGGATGCGTTTACCGATCGCTACCACCGGGATGGGATGATGGGGGTCCGGGTTCCTCCGCTCAATCCGGCCATCTGGCGTTACGCCCTCGCGGTGGCGGGGGATGGTGCCATGCAGTGGCGTGACCAGTCGGGAGCGCTGGCTGCGTTCAACCTTGCCCGGGTGTCGGGAACGGAAGGGTGGATGGGTCCGCTGGCGGTGCGTTCGGATTTGCAGCGTGGTGGCGTGGGTCGTCTGATCGTGCGGGCGGGCATCGACTATCTGCGCGAGCGCAGCTGCCGAGTCATCGGGCTCGAAACCATGCCGCGCACCGTCGAGAATATCGGTTTCTACAGTGGACTCGGCTTTCGCCCCGGCCATCTCACGATTTCGATGCAGCTGGCCGTTCCGCGCGGGGCTGGTGTCCCGGCGCTGCGGAGCGGAGACCTTGGTGATCGGGACCTGTGGCGGCCGCAGGGTCGCCGCCTGCTCGATCGGCTCGCCCCGGGGGTCGACTTCACCCGGGAAATCGACGAGACGCTGACACAGGGCATCGGTGATCTGTCCGTCGTCGCGGACAGCGGCGAGTGGCTGGCGTTTGCGCTCTGGCACGATGTGCCCCTGGCCCAGGGGCGCCCGGTCGAAGAGATTCGGATCCTCAAGGTTGCCGCGGTCGATCCGGCCGCCTTCTGCCGGGTCATCGACGGTGTCATGGTTGCAGCAACGGCTCGGGGCATCCATCGATTAGGGGTGCGGTGTCAGACGGCGCAGGCTGCGGCCTATGAGGCCCTGCTCGACCTTGGATTCCGAGCCCATTGGACCGATCTCCGGATGTCGCTCCGCGACTTGCCTGAACAGCGGCCGGCTGAAGGAATCGTACTTTCGAACTGGGAAATCTGAGCGACAGGGCTGCTCAACGAACCGTGAGACCTACGGTGAACTGGTAGAGTGAGGCAATCACGTCGTCGACCCGTCCGGTGCGGAGGGTGATGTCGCCGATGGCGGCCACCAGCGCACCAGCATTGAAGGTGATCAGCAACCGCCGCGACAGCACATAGTCGTAACCGATTCCCGAGGTCAGTCCGAGGCCGACCCCTGACGCCACCAGTGGCTCGCTGTCGATGGCGTCGACTGTGAAGTTTCCGTACGCGACCCCCACGCCGCCTTTCGCATAGAATCCCGATCGGCCCGGATACCAGAGCACGCTCAGGGCCGCCGTCGATGTTTCGGCGACGACCTTGCCCTCCTCCTCGTCGAGGCTGAAGCCGCGATTCACGAAGGTGAAATTGTCGAGGGCGACCAGCACCTTCTCCGACAGCACGCCGCCGATTCGGAAGTTTGAGCTTGTGCCTGCCGTGGAGATCACCCGGTCGCAGTTGGAACAGGAAATTCGCCCGACGCCGGGGCCGCCGCCGAGTTCGAGCCAGAGCTTGCTGCGGAAACGTTCCTGCGCCGTGAGCGCGCTGGTCGAGCCGAGCAGTGCGGTGGCCAGGAGCGCGATGACGGTGCCGCGCCTCATCATGGCGCACTCCGTCCCGTGTTGCCAATCGTCCAGGTGCTGATCAGCCTCACCTCGGGATACTCGCGTCGCTGCTCGGGCCGGTCGGAGTAGCGGCTCAGGCGGCTGAAGTAGCCGGTATGAATCCCGATGCCGAAATCCCGTCCGACGGGCACGGTAAACTCGAGGCCCCCGAAATGCGCCACGTGATCGGCGGTGGCTCCGCTGACGGATCGCAGGTACTCGGTCTGTGCGTAGGCGGCGATGACTGGCAGGCCCCGGAACTCGAGCAGGCCTTCGATGCGGACGCCTCCCCCGGGTCCGAAGTCGTAGTCGCGCTCGCCCACGCCGGCGTCGGGCGCGTCGATGGCGCCGAGCAGAATCGCGTTGCCGAACGCCTGGGTTCTGACCCCGAGAGTGTTGGACAGGCGCCAGCGCGAGTGGATCCCGAGTTCCACGCTCTGCGTACCGTAACGCTGCGCCGGGTTGTCGATGTATTCGAAGCGCTGGTTGACAGTCAGCTGGTGCCGGTGCCGAGCCGTTGGTCGGGTGATGTTCCGGCTGTAGAGCCGCCCGGTCGCCCGGAGCTGGTGCAGGCCGCCGCCGGAACTCACCTGGCCCCGGATGGCAAAGACGTCGAAGGGGGCGGTGTACGGCGTGTCCAGCGGGTCGCCGTAGAGAAAATCGATCAGCGCGGTGATCGATCGTGCCGAGCTGTCGGCGACTTCACGGTCGCCGGTCGTCCGAATGCCCGTATAGGTGCGGAGCATGAAGGCGTCGGGGTGCGCCATCATGGTCGGGTGGGTCCGGCGCCCGCGCCCGCCGGTCAGGCGATCGAAGCTCCCGATCGGGTCGAAGGGCAGCGCCATGAGTTCGCGCCAGAGTGGCGCGGGACTGCCGGGAGCCGCCTGTCGGATGCCCGCGCCGATCCGGCCGAAGATCTCCCCCAGGGCAACGCCGCCGAAGCTCGTCATTACGAAATCGTTGAGCGACGGGCGATACCGCTCCCCCAGATACTCCCAGGTCCAGGAGCCGATGAACGCGAGCGGGATCGACTCCCAGTAGCTGAGACCGTTATGTCGGCCGGCGTTGAAATAGAGCGAACCGTGATAGGGGTGGTCGAACATGTTGGTGCCGAACTGATTTTCGTCCCACTCCCATCCGAGGCGGAGGTTGCGCATCCAGGACGAGGGCGTGACCCGCGCAAAGTCCTCCTTCAGGACCCACATGTTGAAGCGATTGACGGCAACGTTGACGACCAGCCCCGTCCCGATGCTACGGAGGGCGCGGGAGGGAACTCGCAGAGCGAGCGAGTCTGCCGGCACGGGATTGTCTGGCCGCTGCTGGGCTCGCGCCGGGGTCGGCGCGAGCACAGCACAGCAGGCGGCCAGAGCCAGGCCGCGCGCTACTCGGCGGGTCGGAGTGCCCACCAGCGGATCAGCAGGACCACGCCAATGGTCAGAAGGAGGTGGACCAGTCCAATGCCGACCGGAGTAACGAAAGTCAGAACGAACCAGACGATCAGAGCCAGCACCGCGCCGATCAGATTTACCACAGATCACCTCGAACCAGGGTACGTTGACGCTCTGCCGCGCCGTCCGTATTATAGAGGCGTCGGCTGGTGACTGGGAACCACGTTATTGAGCCAACAGGTCCGAGGTTGGGCCCACATACTGTAGGTGATGCCATGCCCCCCAGGGGAAGGCAGATCTTGTGGTGAGGGCGCCGAACATTCTTCTTCGGGCTTCAAGAAACCTCCTGGTTGCCAGTCGACGCTTGGGGCGCCGATCGACGCGAGTCGGGTCGGCGCCTCTCGTTTTGGCAAGCCCCTAGCGAGAGGCCCGTCACCGTATGGCTCACTGCGTGGTCGCGCGCCGCTTGCATTTCAATGCTGCGCACAGGCTGCACAACCCTGCTCGCTCCGAGGAATGGAACCGGAGCACCTTCGGGGTGTGTAACAACCCCAACTACCACGGCCACAACTACGAGCTGGATGTCCTGGTCGAAGGCGAAATCGACCCCGAGACCGGCTACGTCGTCGACGTTGCCGTTCTCAAAGCCATTGCGCAGGAGCACGTTCTCGATCTGCTCGACCATCGGAATCTGAACCTCGACGTACCCTGGTTCAGCACCCGCCTGCCGTCGGCGGAGAATATCGCGATCTTCTGCTGGGAGCAGATCGCACCGAGACTGCCGGCCGGGCGCCTCAAACTGATTCGGCTCTGGGAGACGCCGCGGAACTATGTCGAATACCACGGGTCCTGATTTCGAGCAGCACATTCTCGCCATTCTCGAGGCGCTGGGAGAGGACCCTGCGCGCGATGGACTGGTGCGTACCCCGGAGCGGGTTGCCAAGGCCTACCGCTGGATGACGCGCGGCTATGAGATGTCGGTGGCCGAGGTGGTGGGGGACGGCGTCTTCGACGAAAGCCACGAGAACATGATCCTGGTGCGCGACATCGAGTTGTACTCGATGTGCGAGCATCATATGCTGCCCTTCTTCGGCAAGGCGCATGTCGCGTATCTCCCGGCGGGCAAGATTATCGGGCTGTCGAAGCTGCCCCGGATCGTGGATGTCTTTGCCCGCCGTCTGCAGGTGCAGGAGCGCCTGACCGATCAGGTGGCCGATGCCGTGATGGACGTGCTCCATCCCCGTGGCGTCGGCGTCGTGATCGAGGCGTCGCACCTCTGCATGATGATGCGCGGTGTCGAGAAGCAGAACTCGACGACCATCACCAGCGCGCTGCGGGGCGTCTTTCGCGACGACGCGCGGACGCGGGAGGAGTTCCTCCGCCTGGTGCACGGACCGCGGACCCAGACGATCTGATCGATGTTCATCGAGCTGACAGATCACCTTCGCTGTACTGAACCGCACCCTGAGGCATTCCTCGTTCTGCTGCCGGACGCGCTCGAAGGCCGTCGGGTGGTCTCCGGAGTGCTGGGGTGCCCGATCTGCAATCGGGAAGTGCGAATCGAGGGTGGGGTGGCGGCGTTCGGAGCGGCCCCGCCGGTCCGGTCGACGTCGCTCACGGCAGAGGCGGTTGCTGCGCTGCTCGGCCTCGATGGTCCCGGCGGCTACGTCGCGCTGCTCGGTGCGGCGGGCGGGCTGGCGGACGCGCTGACCGCGCTGATGCCGGGGATTCGCTGGGTGCTGGTCAATCCGCCGGCCGGCGGCGGAGAGTCGCCCTGGACCAGTGTGCTCCATGCCGATCGATTGCCCATCAAAGAGCGGAGCATGCGAGGCGTCGTTGTCTCCGCTGACCACGGCGACCCTGCCTGGGTCGATGCCGCCCTCGGCGCGGTGCTGCCTGGCAATCGGGCCGTGGTCGAGGCGCCCGTGCCCGTCCGGGCCGGCGCCCAGGTTCTCGCTGAGGCGGGCGGGGTATCGGTGGTGCGAGTCTAGCTCAGCTCGCCGGCAGCCGAAGCGCCTGGCCGGCTCGAATCCGATACCACTCGGGAATCGCGTTGATGCGGCGAAGTGCCGCCTCGTCGACGCCGTGTCGCCGGGCAATATCGCCGAGCGAATCACCCCGTTTGACACGGACCAGCTCGCCGAGCCGGTAGCGCGGCCGATCCTCGAGGCGATGGAGTGACGCGCTCGGCAACCCGTTGAGACGCTCTGCCGCCCCCGACTCGGCATCGGCCGGGATTCGGAGCCAGGCGCCGCCGGGCGGGGTTACCCCGAGGAGAAACTGCGGGTTGAGCTGGGTCAGCGTTTGGCGATCGAGGCCAAGGGCCTGCTCCGCAGCCGCCAGCCGGATCGGCTTCTCGAGCCGGATCGAATCCACGGCAATGGGCGCCAGTGAGTCCACCGAAAAGCCGAACCTGGTCGGGTCCCGCCCGATGATTGCCGCGGCCAGCAGCTGGGGCACGTAGTTCTGGGTTTCCTTCGCCACCATCCCGCGCCCGGCAAGGGCGAAGAAATCCTGGTCCGTCGCGCTGCCTCCTTCGCGCAGGGAAACACCGCGGAGCTGTGCCAGGCTGCGGGTGAGTCGACCGGCGCCTCCGTTGTACGCAGCTGCCGCTACCAGCGACGATCCGAAGGTTCGGTTCAGGTCGCGGATGTGGCGCACCGCAGCGTCCGTGGCCCGAAACGGATCGCGGCGTTCGTCGACCCAGCGATCGACCCGGAGGCCATAATCGCGCGCGGTTGCCGGCATGAACTGCCACATGCCGACCGCGCCTGCCCGGCTGACGGCGGTGTTCGAGAAGCCGCTTTCGATCATCGGGAGATAGGCAAACTCGCGGGGCAGTCCTTCCCGTTCGAGATGCTCGTCGATCAGCTCGCGATACCGGGTGCCCCGGTTGAGCCACTGGCTCATCCGGTCACGCGCGGGCCCGGTAAAAAAGTCGATGTACCGGGTTACGTCGGGTCGTTGCAGCAACTCGGCGTCGATCGAAGACGAGTCACGCTGTGCATTCCCGGAACCGGGGGTCGCCAGCAGGGCCAGGCCGAGAAGGGGAATGAGGCGTCGCATAGCTGGGCCGGAGTGCAGGCACCGAGCCGTCCCTGGCGGATCTCTGTAACTTGTTGATTTGCAGGTGGTTGCGGTGGTCGGTACTGGCGGCGTGTGCCCGGTCGGTCCGGCAAGGCCGGCCGGGTCGCGGCCAACTTTTCCCTACAGCGTCAGGTGGCTGTCGGTGTGCCCGTCGGATTCTGCGTCATCGTAGGCTGCATCGATCAACTCGCGATAATGCTCTTCGACCACCTTGCGGCGCACCGAGAGCTTCGGGGTCAGCTCGCCGGTTTCGATCGAGAACTCGCGCGCAACGATCAGGAACTTCTTGGGCCGTTCGTAGCGGGCCAGCTCGCGCAGGTGCTTGGAGGCTTCGGCCTCCAGGTGTTTCCGAACCTGTTCCAGGCCGATCAGCTCTTCCCGTGAGCTCCACTGCAGCCCGGCGGACCTGGCCCAGGCCTCCAGCGGGGGGAACTCCGGTGCCAGGAGCACGATGGGGAATCGGCGCCGGTCGCCCAACATCACGGCGTTGGCGATGAAGGGGTTCTTCCGCAGTTCGTTCTCGATCGGCTGGGGTGCGATCTTCTTGCCGCCCGCAGTGGCAATCAGGTCCTTCTTGCGGTCGGTGATCTTGAGGAAACCGTCGCTGTCGATTTCCCCGATGTCGCCGGTGTGGAACCAGCCGTCGGCATCGAGCACCTCCGCGGTGGCCTCGGGTTTCTTGTAGTAGCCGCGCATCACGTGGGGGCCGCGCGTCAGAATCTCACCATCCTCCGCGATCCGGACCTCGACTTCGGGAATGGCGCGACCGACGGTGCCAAAGCGCAGGTGCTCGAAGCTGTTGACGGTAATCACCGGTGACGTTTCCGTCAGACCGTAGCCTTCCAGGATGGGCAGGCCCGCCGAATAGAAGAACCGGGCAATATCGCCGGAGAGCGGGGCGCCGCCCGACAGGAAGAGCCGGATCCGGCCGCCGACGCGCTTGCGCAGCTTGCTGAAGACGAGCCGATCGGCCAAGCCGTGAGCCAGCCCGAGGCCGAACGGGATCGGTTGTCCCGCTACCCGCAGGTCGGCCCAGCGACCGCCGACTCGCACGGCCCAGAGGAAGATCGAGCGCCTGAGGCTGCCGCCCTGGGATGCCGTTTCGAGCGCCCGAGC
This genomic interval from Gemmatimonadales bacterium contains the following:
- a CDS encoding transglycosylase SLT domain-containing protein, which produces MRRLIPLLGLALLATPGSGNAQRDSSSIDAELLQRPDVTRYIDFFTGPARDRMSQWLNRGTRYRELIDEHLEREGLPREFAYLPMIESGFSNTAVSRAGAVGMWQFMPATARDYGLRVDRWVDERRDPFRATDAAVRHIRDLNRTFGSSLVAAAAYNGGAGRLTRSLAQLRGVSLREGGSATDQDFFALAGRGMVAKETQNYVPQLLAAAIIGRDPTRFGFSVDSLAPIAVDSIRLEKPIRLAAAEQALGLDRQTLTQLNPQFLLGVTPPGGAWLRIPADAESGAAERLNGLPSASLHRLEDRPRYRLGELVRVKRGDSLGDIARRHGVDEAALRRINAIPEWYRIRAGQALRLPAS
- a CDS encoding SMC family ATPase gives rise to the protein MQIRRLRLLNFRQHADTTLAFESGLTGIIGPNGAGKSTLLEAVAWAMYGTQAARGTRDSIRRRNAPPRSRVEVELEIAIGAQVYRVVRSLQTAALYQDGGPSPIANSGAAVTDKITRLLGMTRDEFFNTYFTGQKELAIMASMSAPERAKFLSRVLGYERLAMVQLKLRDERTGLRGALGVAESALGDLAELDREAAEVEARVAAADTALGTAGARRETADAVLASLAPEWEEAQRRRDEVAAIQTDLSIAEHAAVEAKRAFEAIDLDMADAIAASTKREELAPRLADWDALVARRDGLEQAASAFSERRAMDAQAAEVRKLLAGQETRLSELPDQARLDAARAELAILQESAHQAAHTLEEQRTEWVREKQDAETMRKGLLNEYEEVAEQKARLEAAGAAGICPTCGKPLGAEYGGVLDDLEGRLADIRGDGKHYRARIDQLSSEPEGVVAAKRVLEQAEADLKRLTAGVGRMTEAVAERVRIEAALVAQRERLADLDARLAATPSSYDETEHVRVRARVAELTPLRDELMRIAARADRAPELLQKATAAEQHLTRLEATAQALRDKLSALGWSVEAFALLKETFLAAEREARDAHLALVRAQAEHAAALEQRASLSRRREERDRRLAEAERLRSDLAMNQELDRAFSELRDDLNAALRPDLADAASTLLRDLTNGRYTDLELDEDYLATIVDDGEPKQVISGGEEDVTNLALRLAISQMIAERAGQPFSLLILDEVFGSLDEERRNAVMDLLRGLADRFPQVILITHIESVRDSFDRIVRIDYDVESGVASAREEDPQRGGMSHAAA
- a CDS encoding DUF3943 domain-containing protein, which produces MGTPTRRVARGLALAACCAVLAPTPARAQQRPDNPVPADSLALRVPSRALRSIGTGLVVNVAVNRFNMWVLKEDFARVTPSSWMRNLRLGWEWDENQFGTNMFDHPYHGSLYFNAGRHNGLSYWESIPLAFIGSWTWEYLGERYRPSLNDFVMTSFGGVALGEIFGRIGAGIRQAAPGSPAPLWRELMALPFDPIGSFDRLTGGRGRRTHPTMMAHPDAFMLRTYTGIRTTGDREVADSSARSITALIDFLYGDPLDTPYTAPFDVFAIRGQVSSGGGLHQLRATGRLYSRNITRPTARHRHQLTVNQRFEYIDNPAQRYGTQSVELGIHSRWRLSNTLGVRTQAFGNAILLGAIDAPDAGVGERDYDFGPGGGVRIEGLLEFRGLPVIAAYAQTEYLRSVSGATADHVAHFGGLEFTVPVGRDFGIGIHTGYFSRLSRYSDRPEQRREYPEVRLISTWTIGNTGRSAP
- a CDS encoding ATP-binding protein, which produces MIGRVVATELKPSTPHQFLFWTARDTAVGIGSIVRVESPGRSVYGVVTDAFAYSDLATPMDAVYGADGDPNSPVEPSERSEIRLFQTAVLRHEPEEPLQAVPLGEVHLASDEDVAFALRMDAYIGGDKPTGVPVGVYAAGGLEAPVYLDADFLLGPEAAHLNITGVSGLATKTSAVEFFLTSIFQRFPPHKGRVAALCFNVKGPDLLFLDRQGTLNDQDRHLYDRLGLEPRPFDRVRYFAPFKNDGVNLNTLRTNPELIPTEPLVWGLREVLDYTEVLLNRDDIDAKADGFIDFLAERVVGKEFNDEVSGQTFAVRSFAELEDFFKAIFNFLETTRGSEIWRTHHVATIRKIRNRLGNISTRSKGLVTDNGEVNDLPWGEFGDRTVYVVDVAGLDPLAQDLVFARIVSKLREHLERRDLGVEHVAVFVDELNKYAPQEGHDTYVRKMLLDLSERGRYLGLVLFSAQQFRSQVHKRVVGNAGTAVYGRLDADELATPGYGILSPAIKAKLAALPKGELMIRHPHFTQPIFLRFPRPSVLSGREGIDRYPPEPEVPFEDAVVRRLRALEPGLPGNRIKDLIAGRAQDDVVRALHATIRNRPGDVVAFFVKCLGREVRTRSVAPTNGGVTRLKSVDDPYA
- a CDS encoding 6-carboxytetrahydropterin synthase, which codes for MAHCVVARRLHFNAAHRLHNPARSEEWNRSTFGVCNNPNYHGHNYELDVLVEGEIDPETGYVVDVAVLKAIAQEHVLDLLDHRNLNLDVPWFSTRLPSAENIAIFCWEQIAPRLPAGRLKLIRLWETPRNYVEYHGS
- a CDS encoding GNAT family N-acetyltransferase; translated protein: MPRRERLTGPIPIGVEGIGDLNQLFSDAFTDRYHRDGMMGVRVPPLNPAIWRYALAVAGDGAMQWRDQSGALAAFNLARVSGTEGWMGPLAVRSDLQRGGVGRLIVRAGIDYLRERSCRVIGLETMPRTVENIGFYSGLGFRPGHLTISMQLAVPRGAGVPALRSGDLGDRDLWRPQGRRLLDRLAPGVDFTREIDETLTQGIGDLSVVADSGEWLAFALWHDVPLAQGRPVEEIRILKVAAVDPAAFCRVIDGVMVAATARGIHRLGVRCQTAQAAAYEALLDLGFRAHWTDLRMSLRDLPEQRPAEGIVLSNWEI
- the folE gene encoding GTP cyclohydrolase I FolE — encoded protein: MSNTTGPDFEQHILAILEALGEDPARDGLVRTPERVAKAYRWMTRGYEMSVAEVVGDGVFDESHENMILVRDIELYSMCEHHMLPFFGKAHVAYLPAGKIIGLSKLPRIVDVFARRLQVQERLTDQVADAVMDVLHPRGVGVVIEASHLCMMMRGVEKQNSTTITSALRGVFRDDARTREEFLRLVHGPRTQTI
- a CDS encoding DNA repair exonuclease; its protein translation is MLLAHLADLHLGYRQYYRQTAAGINQREADVARAFVQAVDQVIAKQPDVIVVAGDLFHAVRPTNQAIIHCFRQFQRIREALPAAKVLIAAGNHDTPRATETGSILKLFAGLGIEVATDDAAIVRYPDLDLAVKLVPHAALVADDRPRLDPEGDERYQVLVLHGDTPDLDPLDRWWAEPGGAAVDPSEFADPRWNYVALGHYHVMLKVGPHAWYSGALDYVTPNPWGELAKQKAHKVPAKGWLLVDLETRQVMPQYLESARRLIDLPPIEARDLAASEIDRAIQERLASIRGGYAEQLVRLVVRDVPRYVARELDHAAIRTAKATALHFRLDLRRPEVHRTVGVGAPGARQTLTDVLRGFLARRPLPERVDRDAFVTRGTAMLDAVSAAASEG